The Coffea arabica cultivar ET-39 chromosome 1e, Coffea Arabica ET-39 HiFi, whole genome shotgun sequence genome has a window encoding:
- the LOC113716941 gene encoding E3 ubiquitin-protein ligase SP1-like isoform X1 yields the protein MVVPWGGVSCCLSAAALYLLGRSSGRDADILKSVTRVNQLKDLAQLLDSAYKVLPVVVAISGRVGSDTPINCEYSGLRGVIVEETAEQHFLKHNDAGSWIQDSALMLSMCKEVPWYLDDGTSRVNVIGARGATGLVLTVGSEVFEESGRSLVRGTLDYLQGLKMLGVKRIERVLPTGTPLTVVGEAVKDDIGTIRMQKPHKGPFYVSHKTIDQLIANLGRWARWYRYASMGFTVFGVYLIAKHAFQYITERKRHWELRSRVLAAAAKRSSKEEEGSNGVSENGSDNSKKDRTMPDLCVICLEQEYNSVFVPCGHMCCCMACSSHLTNCPLCRRRIEQVVKTFRH from the exons ATGGTAGTACCCTGGGGCGGAGTAAGCTGCTGTTTGAGTGCAGCAGCTCTCTATCTTCTTGGGAGGAGCAGTGGAAG GGATGCGGACATCCTCAAATCTGTGACTCGAGTCAATCAGCTGAAGGATTTAG cTCAACTATTGGATAGTGCGTACAAAGTTTTGCCAGTGGTGGTTGCGATATCTGGAAGAGTTGGTTCAGATACGCCGATCAACTGTGAGTACAGTGGCTTGCGAGGTGTAATTGTGGAAGAGACG GCAGAGCAGCACTTTTTGAAACACAATGATGCTGGCTCATGGATACAGGATTCTGCTTTGATGCTTTCTATGTGTAAAGAAGTCCCATGGTACCTG GATGATGGGACTAGTCGTGTAAATGTCATTGGAGCCCGTGGTGCTACAGGTTTGGTATTGACAGTAGGAAGTGAAGTCTTTGAGGAGTCCGGACGGTCTCTTGTACGTGGAACATTGGACTATCTTCAGGGTCTTAAG ATGCTAGGAGTGAAGAGGATTGAGCGGGTTCTTCCAACTGGGACACCTTTGACTGTTGTTGGTGAG GCTGTTAAAGATGATATTGGGACAATCCGGATGCAGAAACCACACAAAGGGCCATTTTATGTGTCGCACAAAACTATTGACCAGCTTATTGCAAATCTAGGGAGATGGGCCAG GTGGTATAGATATGCCTCTATGGGATTCACTGTGTTTGGTGTTTATCTAATTGCAAAGCATGCTTTCCAATATATCACGGAGAGAAAGCGTCATTGGGAACTGAGGAGTAG GGTTCTTGCTGCTGCAGCTAAAAGATCAAGCAAAGAGGAGGAAG GTTCAAATGGTGTATCTGAGAATGGATCAGATAATAGTAAAAAGGATCGAACAATGCCGGATCTATGTGTCATATGCTTGGAGCAGGAATACAATTCAGTTTTTGTCCC GTGTGGCCATATGTGCTGTTGCATGGCGTGTTCTTCACACTTGACAAACTGTCCACTTTGTAGGAGACGAATTGAGCAGGTGGTAAAGACTTTTCGTCATTGA
- the LOC113716941 gene encoding E3 ubiquitin-protein ligase SP1-like isoform X2, with protein MVVPWGGVSCCLSAAALYLLGRSSGRDADILKSVTRVNQLKDLAQLLDSAYKVLPVVVAISGRVGSDTPINCEYSGLRGVIVEETAEQHFLKHNDAGSWIQDSALMLSMCKEVPWYLDDGTSRVNVIGARGATGLVLTVGSEVFEESGRSLVRGTLDYLQGLKMLGVKRIERVLPTGTPLTVVGEAVKDDIGTIRMQKPHKGPFYVSHKTIDQLIANLGRWARVLAAAAKRSSKEEEGSNGVSENGSDNSKKDRTMPDLCVICLEQEYNSVFVPCGHMCCCMACSSHLTNCPLCRRRIEQVVKTFRH; from the exons ATGGTAGTACCCTGGGGCGGAGTAAGCTGCTGTTTGAGTGCAGCAGCTCTCTATCTTCTTGGGAGGAGCAGTGGAAG GGATGCGGACATCCTCAAATCTGTGACTCGAGTCAATCAGCTGAAGGATTTAG cTCAACTATTGGATAGTGCGTACAAAGTTTTGCCAGTGGTGGTTGCGATATCTGGAAGAGTTGGTTCAGATACGCCGATCAACTGTGAGTACAGTGGCTTGCGAGGTGTAATTGTGGAAGAGACG GCAGAGCAGCACTTTTTGAAACACAATGATGCTGGCTCATGGATACAGGATTCTGCTTTGATGCTTTCTATGTGTAAAGAAGTCCCATGGTACCTG GATGATGGGACTAGTCGTGTAAATGTCATTGGAGCCCGTGGTGCTACAGGTTTGGTATTGACAGTAGGAAGTGAAGTCTTTGAGGAGTCCGGACGGTCTCTTGTACGTGGAACATTGGACTATCTTCAGGGTCTTAAG ATGCTAGGAGTGAAGAGGATTGAGCGGGTTCTTCCAACTGGGACACCTTTGACTGTTGTTGGTGAG GCTGTTAAAGATGATATTGGGACAATCCGGATGCAGAAACCACACAAAGGGCCATTTTATGTGTCGCACAAAACTATTGACCAGCTTATTGCAAATCTAGGGAGATGGGCCAG GGTTCTTGCTGCTGCAGCTAAAAGATCAAGCAAAGAGGAGGAAG GTTCAAATGGTGTATCTGAGAATGGATCAGATAATAGTAAAAAGGATCGAACAATGCCGGATCTATGTGTCATATGCTTGGAGCAGGAATACAATTCAGTTTTTGTCCC GTGTGGCCATATGTGCTGTTGCATGGCGTGTTCTTCACACTTGACAAACTGTCCACTTTGTAGGAGACGAATTGAGCAGGTGGTAAAGACTTTTCGTCATTGA
- the LOC113716946 gene encoding RNA demethylase ALKBH10B, which translates to MPPAAGVVAQSDRVPVVGPMVMPTVMQPAPGVMPEAYAKDAIIAWFRGEFAAANAIIDALCSHLKQLEGGGGSEYESVFAAIHRRRLNWIPILQMQKYYSIADVALELRKVAATKMMERERIAEEAEAKKKKKKKDAEEEMNKVAAAAGDIAIPLKEKAGENPVSEEEETISIGDENGNGEVVGDGQDSTKDDSLAESEITDAGSHEVPPSLENSDICSRHEECQARREKIKITKGFVAREPFKGHMVNVVRGLKLYEDIFNDTELSKLNDFVNEIRVAGQNGELSGETFILYNQQMKGNKREMIQLGVPVFGQINEATSKCPKSHIEPIPALLQGVVDHLIQWHIISDNKRPNGCIINFFDEGEYSQPFLKPPHLDQPISTLLLSQSTMAFGRTLVNGNEGNYRGPLMLPVKEGSLVVMRANSADVARHVMCSSPNKRVSITFFKVRMEEESTLMPTASPTSAMTVWQPGVPTPHPTANGLHAGFEAMDMIPEWGAMRTPVVMLAPLRPMVVSPRRVSRGGTGVFLPWTVGSRRPAKHLPPRAQKGRLLALPSPVEACKTDTNSDPRVSV; encoded by the exons ATGCCGCCGGCGGCCGGCGTAGTTGCACAGTCCGATCGAGTACCGGTGGTGGGGCCAATGGTGATGCCCACAGTGATGCAACCGGCTCCAGGGGTGATGCCGGAGGCCTACGCTAAAGATGCCATCATAGCCTGGTTCAGGGGAGAGTTCGCGGCTGCCAACGCCATCATTGATGCCCTCTGCAGCCACCTGAAACAGCTGGAGGGAGGCGGGGGGTCGGAGTACGAGTCGGTGTTTGCGGCCATCCACAGGCGGAGGCTGAACTGGATCCCGATTCTCCAGATGCAGAAATACTATTCCATTGCCGACGTGGCGCTGGAGCTCCGGAAAGTGGCCGCGACCAAGATGATGGAGAGGGAGCGAATCGCGGAAGAGGCGGAGgctaagaagaagaagaagaagaaggacgCAGAAGAAGAGATGAACAAGGTGGCGGCAGCGGCGGGGGATATCGCTATACCGTTAAAAGAAAAGGCTGGTGAAAATCCTGTTTCCGAGGAGGAGGAAACGATATCAATCGGTGACGAAAATGGAAACGGCGAGGTAGTAGGTGACGGACAAGATTCTACCAAAGATGATTCTCTTGCTGAAAGTGAGATTACCGATGCAG GGTCTCATGAAGTGCCGCCGTCACTAGAAAATAGTGATATTTGTTCTCGTCATGAAGAATGTCAGGCACGTCGAGAGAAGATTAAGATTACGAAAGGATTCGTAGCCAGGGAGCCATTCAAAGGGCACATG GTGAATGTTGTGAGAGGACTGAAGTTGTATGAAGACATCTTTAATGATACTGAGCTCTCTAAGTTGAATGACTTCGTGAATGAAATCCGGGTTGCTGGCCAGAATGGTGAACTCTCAG GAGAGACCTTCATTCTGTACAACCAGCAAATGAaaggaaacaagagagagatgATTCAGCTTGGGGTTCCAGTTTTTGGACAAATAAACGAAGCTACAAGTAAATGTCCAAAGA GCCATATTGAGCCAATTCCAGCTCTTCTCCAAGGTGTTGTTGATCACCTGATTCAATGGCATATTATATCAGATAACAAAAGACCAAATGGCTGCATCATCAACTTCTTTGATGAG GGTGAATACTCGCAGCCTTTCCTTAAACCGCCACATCTGGACCAGCCAATCTCCACCCTCCTCCTGTCGCAGTCAACAATGGCTTTTGGTCGCACTCTCGTCAATGGCAATGAAGGCAACTATAGAGGACCACTCATGCTTCCTGTAAAAGAAGG GTCTTTAGTGGTCATGAGAGCAAACAGTGCTGACGTTGCAAGACATGTTATGTGCTCATCCCCGAACAAGAGGGTGAGCATCACATTCTTCAAAGTCCGCATGGAGGAAGAAAGCACCTTAATGCCAACGGCATCCCCAACCAGTGCCATGACTGTATGGCAGCCAGGAGTTCCAACCCCACACCCAACAGCGAACGGACTGCATGCAGGCTTTGAGGCAATGGACATGATTCCAGAGTGGGGTGCCATGCGGACCCCGGTTGTGATGTTAGCTCCCTTGCGTCCAATGGTTGTGAGCCCCAGAAGGGTATCACGCGGCGGTACAGGGGTTTTCCTGCCATGGACTGTTGGATCAAGAAGACCTGCCAAGCATCTTCCTCCACGTGCCCAAAAGGGTCGGCTTCTAGCATTGCCTTCTCCTGTTGAAGCATGTAAAACGGATACCAACTCTGATCCACGCGTTAGTGTGTGA
- the LOC113716957 gene encoding uncharacterized protein, which translates to MNFFKSILSDDPDPPHPQKTQESEPNSPPPSSSQDSDEESGVVAKSPNANSNPNSSPVAGTSSTTSSVGGWSFGGLIKTLASQSESVLETYRRDLQEFGSGLRKESQLFREVAGRAVRDLPASIEVGASVAHGSLESVTHAIDGVIKSTADIISHGKDTVISSSDVESETPDASRVSGSGRYSWFDAQLNVIQGDVNTFSEEPEDLEDYEEWKSGFSLDEKGEEVEDLIGENGVLEGVYRKMVPNVVDIETFWCRYFYRVHKLKQQERVRARLVKRAISIDDEEELSWDVDDDVETQLDKNTKSKGHELEKKVLGEQNASAIVEQKSTGDETQLDKNAKSKGHELEEKALGEQNSSSVVEEKSIGDGKLKVSPAAVSRNVEDKSAGDNVDDKANVVELREVSLPDDKTQVEESSPQVKKEEKLVKDDDKGDLDGKVDQSETTKHSDVSVVSRQQSVHSKEVVEEEEDMGWDEIEDIGSGDERTAYSNNQGGSPNRADVRKRLSVAEVDEDLSWDIEEDD; encoded by the coding sequence atgaatttcttcaaatccaTTTTATCAGATGATCCGGACCCTCCGCATCCCCAGAAAACCCAGGAATCAGAACCCAATTCCCCACCACCCAGTTCATCTCAGGATTCTGACGAAGAAAGCGGAGTCGTTGCTAAGAGCCCCAATGCAAACTCCAACCCTAATTCATCACCTGTCGCGGGAACTAGTTCTACTACTAGTAGCGTCGGTGGATGGAGCTTCGGTGGCTTGATCAAGACCTTAGCCTCCCAATCGGAGTCGGTGCTCGAGACTTACCGTCGCGATTTGCAGGAGTTTGGTTCGGGTCTGAGGAAAGAATCTCAACTCTTCCGGGAAGTTGCCGGTCGAGCCGTCAGGGATCTCCCGGCTTCGATCGAGGTTGGCGCTTCGGTTGCTCATGGATCTCTGGAATCGGTCACCCACGCTATTGACGGCGTGATCAAATCCACGGCTGATATCATCTCCCACGGTAAAGACACTGTCATTTCATCCTCCGATGTTGAATCGGAAACACCTGATGCCAGTCGGGTCTCGGGTTCGGGTAGATACAGCTGGTTCGATGCTCAATTGAATGTCATTCAGGGTGATGTGAATACTTTCTCTGAAGAGCCTGAGGATTTGGAGGACTATGAGGAGTGGAAATCAGGATTTTCTCTGGACGAGAAGGGAGAGGAAGTTGAGGATTTGATTGGAGAAAATGGAGTCTTGGAGGGTGTTTACAGAAAAATGGTCCCTAATGTTGTTGATATTGAGACCTTCTGGTGTAGGTACTTTTATAGAGTCCATAAGCTTAAACAGCAAGAGAGGGTAAGAGCTCGTCTTGTGAAGAGAGCAATTTCGATTGATGATGAGGAAGAACTCTCTTGGGATGTAGATGACGATGTTGAAACTCAACTAGACAAGAACACGAAATCAAAAGGCCATGAATTGGAAAAGAAAGTATTGGGGGAACAAAATGCATCCGCTATTGTGGAACAAAAGAGCACTGGTGATGAAACTCAACTAGACAAGAACGCAAAATCAAAGGGACATGAATTGGAAGAGAAAGCATTGGGTGAACAAAACTCATCCTCTGTTGTGGAAGAAAAGAGTATTGGTGATGGAAAATTGAAGGTAAGTCCTGCAGCTGTTAGCAGAAATGTAGAAGATAAGTCCGCTGGTGATAATGTTGATGACAAAGCTAATGTAGTGGAGTTGAGGGAGGTAAGTTTGCCCGATGACAAGACACAGGTTGAAGAGAGTTCTCCTCAAgtgaagaaagaagagaaattgGTGAAGGACGATGATAAGGGAGACTTGGATGGCAAGGTTGATCAGTCTGAAACCACTAAGCACAGTGATGTTTCAGTTGTGTCAAGGCAGCAGTCTGTGCACAGCAAGGaggtggtggaggaggaggaggacatGGGGTGGGATGAGATTGAGGATATTGGAAGCGGTGATGAGAGGACAGCGTATTCCAACAATCAAGGTGGGAGCCCAAATAGAGCTGATGTGAGGAAGCGGCTGAGTGTGGCTGAAGTAGATGAAGACTTGAGTTGGGATATTGAAGAAGATGATTGA
- the LOC113696314 gene encoding probable galacturonosyltransferase-like 4 — protein MRRLCSLPFLLGLLSLFLTLLHPFATTTTSTSAIPLTTIATGIRLGIVRKPFVPDATVFREAPAFRNGETCGRPSGDAEHIHIAMTLDANYLRGTMAAVLSILQHSTCPENVVFHFLWVRHETEVYSNIKSTFPYLNFKVYRFDSSRVRGLISKSVRQALDQPLNYARVYLAEIIPAEVKRVIYLDSDLVMVDDVGKLWGVDLEDKVLAAPEYCHANFTNYFTEAFWADPELPKIFQGRDPCYFNTGVMVVDADRWRRGNYTQKVEEWMAVQKQKRIYRLGSLPPFLLVLAGNIKAVDHRWNQHGLGGDNIEGKCRSLHPGPISLLHWSGKGKPWLRLDSRKPCNVDHLWAPYDLYRSSKHSFEE, from the coding sequence ATGAGAAGATTATGCTCTCTTCCGTTCCTCCTTGGCCTCCTGTCTCTCTTCCTTACCCTCCTCCACCCCttcgccaccaccaccacctctacCTCCGCCATTCCCTTAACCACCATCGCCACCGGCATCCGCCTTGGCATCGTACGCAAGCCGTTCGTCCCAGATGCCACCGTGTTTCGCGAAGCTCCGGCCTTCCGTAACGGGGAGACATGCGGAAGACCCTCCGGGGACGCCGAGCACATCCACATTGCCATGACCCTGGATGCTAATTATCTCAGAGGGACCATGGCTGCCGTGTTGTCCATCCTGCAACATTCGACGTGCCCCGAGAACGTCGTCTTCCACTTTCTTTGGGTGAGGCACGAAACCGAGGTGTATTCCAACATTAAATCTACCTTCCCTTACCTCAACTTCAAGGTGTATCGCTTCGATTCGAGCAGGGTTCGCGGGTTAATATCCAAGTCCGTTCGCCAAGCTCTAGACCAGCCCTTGAATTATGCACGTGTATATCTCGCAGAAATAATCCCCGCGGAGGTCAAGCGCGTTATCTATCTCGATTCTGATCTTGTCATGGTGGACGATGTTGGGAAGCTATGGGGCGTCGATTTGGAAGACAAGGTTTTGGCTGCACCCGAATATTGCCATGCAAACTTCACTAACTACTTTACGGAAGCATTTTGGGCTGACCCGGAGTTGCCCAAAATTTTTCAAGGGAGAGATCCTTGCTACTTTAATACGGGAGTGATGGTGGTGGATGCTGATAGGTGGAGACGAGGAAACTATACTCAGAAGGTTGAGGAGTGGATGGCAGTGCAGAAGCAAAAGAGAATCTACCGTTTGGGCTCTCTGCCGCCATTCTTGCTCGTCCTGGCCGGAAATATTAAGGCAGTTGATCACAGATGGAATCAGCACGGACTGGGCGGTGAtaatattgaaggaaaatgcagGAGTTTGCATCCCGGGCCCATCAGTTTATTGCATTGGAGCGGAAAGGGTAAGCCGTGGTTGAGACTGGACTCCAGGAAACCCTGCAACGTTGATCATCTATGGGCTCCTTACGATCTTTACCGCTCCTCAAAACATTCTTTTGAGGAATAG